The sequence GATGTCGGGCTCGGCCTCCTTCAGCCAGTCGAGGAGAGCGGGCAGGCGCGCCTTGATGCCGTTGATGTTGAAGCTCGCGACGATCATGGGGGCCCTCCTGCGGTTCCCCCTCCCTTAGCGGGCGGCGGCGCGGGGGCCAAGCGGCGGGTGCCTCCGGCGGGGATATTTCGGGAAGAGAGAGCGGGTCAGCTTTCGGCGAGCCAGGCGCGGGCGGCGGCCTCGTCCTCGGGCACGTAGGTGCGGATTTCGAGGCCGGGGATCAGTGCACTCTCGATCTCGGCCACGCGGCGCAGCCAGTCCTGGTTGGATACGAGCGCGGCGCGGTCGACCTTCGCGAGGATCGAGAAGGCGCGGCCGAGCTGGCCAAACTCCACCGCGAGCGCGCCTGCCGTCGGCAGCTCCCAATCGTTGTAGAGCAGGAGGAGGCGGGCGCTTTCGACCGGTTCCAGCGCGCCCCAGAGCGCGTTGAGCCCGTCGCGCATCGAATCCGCATCGATCCGGCCTGTGACCGTCAGTTCGACGACCCCTCCCTCGACCGGTGCGATCTCGAACATCGTCTGCTCACATGGAGAAGGAGGTGCCGCAGCCGCAGGACGACGTGGCGTTGGGGTTCTCGATGACGAAGCGCGCGCCGATCAACTCCTCAGTGAAGTCGATCACCGCGTTGGCGAGGAAGGGGAGCGAGACCTCGTCGATCAGCACCTTCTGACCGTCCTTTTCGAGCACTAGGTCGTCGGCGGCCGGCGTATCCTCCAGCTTGATGTCGTACTGGAAGCCGGAGCAGCCGCCTCCCTCCACGGCCACGCGCAGGGCCTTGGGCTCACCGGTTTCGGCGTTAATCTCCGCGAGGCGCGCGAAGGCGCGGTCGCTGACTTTGGGCGGCAGGGCGAGGTCCATCGGTTGCGTCCTCAACGGCATCGTGCTTTCACCCCGAAATAGGCCGTGCGCGGCCACGCCGCAAGGGAGGGAGCCATGCACGCCGCCTATGCCACCGTGCCCGAGGAGAGCCGCGGGCGGCTCCATGCCGAGGCCGGGAGCGCGCATCGGACCTGCTTCCAGCGCGACCGCGACCGCATCATCCATTGCTCGGCCTTCCGCCGGCTGAAGCATAAGACGCAGGTCTTCGTGGAGCATGAGGGCGACTATTTCCGCACGCGGCTGACCCATTCGCTGGAGGTCGCACAGGTGGCGCGGACGATGTCGCGCACCTTGGGGCTGAACGAGGACCTGGCCGAGGCGGTGGCGCTGGCTCACGACCTTGGCCACACGCCGTTCGGGCATACGGGCGAGGATGCGCTGGCCGAGGTCATGGCGCCTTATGGCGGCTTCGACCACAACGCGCAGGCGTTGAAGATCGTGACGGATCTGGAGCGCCATTATGCGGAGTGGGACGGGCTCAACCTGACCTGGGAGGCGCTGGAGGGGATCGCGAAGCACAATGGGCCCGTGGTCGGCGAGCTGCCGTTTGCGTTGGCCGATTACGATGCGCGGCACGATCTGGAGCTGGAGACCCATTCGGGTGCCGAGGCGCAGGTCGCCGCGATCTCCGACGACATCGCCTACAACAACCACGATCTGCATGACGGGCTGCGGGCGGGGCTGTTCACGGTGGAGGATATCTGCGACCTGCCGATCGTCGGGCGGTGCTTTGCCGAGGTGGACCGGCGCTGGCCGGGGCTTGATCCCGAGCGGCGGCGGCACGAGGCGCTGCGCCGCGTCTTCGGCGTGATGGTGGAGGATGTGCTCTCCGAAAGCGCCCGGTTACTGCGGGAGGCCGCGCCAGGCAGTGCTGCGGAGGTGCGGGCGCTGGGCCATCCCGTGGTGCGCTTTTCCGACGCGCTCTGGGCCGATCTGAAGGTGATCCGGGCGTTCCTGTTCACGCGCATGTACCGCCACTGGTCGGTGCGCCGGATGCGAAGGAAGGCGACGGGGGTGGTCCGCGAACTCTTCGAGGATTTCATGGACGACCCCGGCATGCTGCCCGATGACTGGCGCGACGCGGCCTGCGACGCCCGCTCCGAAACGATCCGCGCGCGGGTGGCGGCGGATTACATTGCGGGCATGACCGACCGCTTCGCATTGGAGGAGCACCGCAAGCTGCGGGGGCCGATGGGACGGGGGTGACAGCACTCACCGTCCCGGCCGAAGCGCCGGGACCTTTTGGATTTGGAGAAGCGCCGCAGCAAAAGGACCCGGATCAGGTCCGAGGCGTTGGCGAGCTGAACGGCTGCTTCGCCCGGCTGATAGGCCGGGCCGCGCCCGACCTCCACACGGAGGGCGCGTTGGTGATGTCGGAAGCAGACGGCGCGGCATGGATGCTTGAGAGCGCGGACCTTTCAGTCCCGTTCCGAAAGCGCCCTCCAGGTCGGGCGCGGCCCTCGGCTCTGCCGAACCAAGCGCACACCAATCCGTTGACCTCCGCACGACCGGTGCTAAACCGCGCGGGCGAAGGAGAGACCCATGAACCTGTTTGCCGAGATCAAGACGCTGGTGCTCAAGAGCCTCGAGGCCATGGCGGCCGAGGGGGCGCTGCCCGAGGGTCTCGACCTGCGAAACGTGGCGGTGGAGCCGCCGCGCGATCCGGCGCATAGGGATATGGCCACGAACGCGGCGATGGTGCTCGCCAAACCGGCGAAGATGAAGCCGCGCGATATCGCGGAGACGCTGGCCGGCAAGCTCGCCGCCGATGACCGGATCGCGAGCGCCGAGGTCGCGGGGCCGGGCTTTCTGAACCTGCGGCTTGCCCAAGGTCAGTGGCAGCGGGTGATCCCGAGCGTGCTGGAGGCGGGCGCGGATTACGGGCGCTCGTCCATGGGCGCGGGGCAGAAGGTCAACGTGGAGTATGTCTCCGCCAACCCCACCGGGCCGCTCCATGTCGGGCACACGCGGGGCGCGGTGTTCGGCGATGCGCTGGCGAGCCTGCTCGACTTCGCGGGCTACGCCGTCACGCGGGAATACTACATCAACGATGGCGGGGCGCAGGTCGACGTGCTCGCGCGGTCGGCTTATGAGCGCTATCGCGAGGCGCACGGGCTGGAGCCGGAGATCGCTGAGGGGCTCTATCCCGGCGACTACCTGATCCCGATCGGCGAGGCGCTGAAGGAGGCGCATGGCGACAGCCTTCTCGGCCACAACAACGAGGAATGGTTGCCCGTCGTGCGCGAGTTCGCGACGGCCGAGATGCTCAAGATGATCCGCGAGGACCTCGAGGCGCTGGGCGTCGAGATGGACGAGTGGTTCTCCGAAAAGTCGCTCTACGGCACGGGCCGGATCGAGGGGGCGCTGCGGTCGCTCGACGACAAGGGCCTGATCTATCAGGGCGTGCTGGAGCCGCCCAAGGGCAAGCTGCCCGAGGACTGGGAGCCGCGCGAGCAGACCCTGTTCCGCTCGACGGAGCATGGTGACGACGTGGACCGGCCGGTGAAGAAGTCTGACGGGGCGTGGACCTATTTCGCACCGGACATCGCCTATCACTACGACAAGATCGAGCGGGGCTTCCACCAGCTCATCGACGTGTTCGGCGCGGATCATGGCGGCTACGTCAAGCGGATGAAGGCAGCCGTCAGCGCGCTGTCGGACGGGGAGGTGCCGCTCGACATCAAGCTCACGCAGCTCGTGAAGCTCTACAAGAACGGCGAGCCCTTCAAGATGTCCAAGCGGGCGGGGACGTTCGTGACGCTGCGCGACGTGGTGGACGAGGTCGGCAAGGACGTCACCCGCTTCATCATGCTGACGCGGAAGAACGACGCGCCGCTGGATTTCGACTTCGACAAGGCGCTGGAGCAGTCGAAGGACAACCCGGTCTTCTACGTGCAGTACGCCCATGCGCGGATTTCCAGCGTGCTGGGCAAGGCCGAAATCCCGGCGGATGACGCCGCGCTGGCCGAGGCGGATCTGTCGGATCTGACCCACGAGGCGGAGCTGGCGCTGATCGGCAAGATCGCCGAGTGGCCGCGCCTGTTGGAGACCGCGGCGCGGACGCATGAGCCGCACCGGGTGGCCTTCTACCTCTACGATCTCGCCTCCGAATTCCACGCGCTGTGGAACCGCGGGAACGACGAGCCGGGCCTGCGTTTCCTGCAAGACGACGCCGATGCGACAAGGGCACGGCTGGCGCTGATCCGGGCCTGTCAGCTTGTGATCGCGGCGGGACTTGGTATCCTCGGCATCACCCCGATGAACGAGATGCGCTAAAGCGTGCAACACCGGAGGGGCCGCGCAAGACGGCCCCCTATTTCGGGGTTGGAGCAGGGCCGGACACCAGATAAGGTGTCGGCAGAGGACAGGTATATGCGCGATCAGGCGGACTTCGCGACGGAATCGAACGGGCTGTGGGGTCGCATCGGGCGGGCCGCAGGCGCGGTCATGTCGGTCGCGCTGCTCGTGATCCTGGGACTGTGGCTCTGGCGCATGAGCACGCAGGACGTGACCCAGGTTCCCATCATCATGGCACAGGCAGGCCCCGCGCGGGTGCAGCCGGAGGATCCCGGCGGCACGGTCGCGCCGCACCAGGGGCTGGAGGTCAACGAGGTGATCGCAGGCAACGTGCGCGAGGTCGGTCCCGAGGATGTGACCCTCGCTCCCGACCCCATGGATCCGGAGATCATGACCGCGGCCCTGCCGCAGGACGTGATCGAGGTGCCGGCACCCGATGAGGAGGAGCCGGAGGTCGCCGAGGGCGAGGAGCCCGTCGATCCCGCCGCGGGCCGTGCGCTGCCCAACGCGCCGGTGGTCAGCATCGTGCCGCGCGGGCGGCCGAGTGGGCTGGAGCCGGGCCGCCGCCCTGCGCCTGAGCCCGAACAGCCCGTCGCGATCGAGGCGGACGCCATCGACGATGGCGCGCACATGATCCAGCTCGGCGCCTTCGACAGCGAGCAGGTGGCCCTGCTGCAATGGGCCGGGATCCTTGATGCGCAGCCCGACCTGCTGACGGGCAAGCTGCGCTACATCGAACAGACGACATCCGGCGGGCGGACGCTCTATCGCCTGCGCGCCGTTGGCTTCGACAGCGAGACCGAGACGCGGGCGGCCTGTGCCGCACTCGTCGCACGCGGGCTCCAGTGCATACCGGTGCAGAAACGATGACGATGGCGGCGATCTTCGGGCTCGAGGGCAAGATGCCGTCTGAGCAGGAACGGGCCTTCTTCAAGGAGGCGGACCCGTGGGGCTTCATCGTCTTTGACCGCAACCTCGGGGAGCCGGATGAGATCCGCGCGCTGACCTCCGAGCTGCGGGCGCTCATGGGCCGCGACGTGCCGATCCTGATCGATCAGGAGGGCGGCCGGGTCCAGCGCCTGCGCAGCCCGCATTTCCGCGAATGGATGCCGCCGCTCGACTTCATGCAGCATCTGCCGGAGGGCATGCGCGTCGAGGCGATGCGCAAGCGCTACCGCTACATCGCGCATGAGCTCTACGAGGTCGGGATCGACGTGAACTGCGCCCCGATGCTCGACCTCGCCCGGGACGACACCCACGTCTTCCTGCGCAACCGCTGCTACGGCACCGATCCGAAAGGCGTGGCGGAGATCGGGAAGGCGGTGTCTGAAGGTCTGCTCGCCGGTGGTGTGCTACCGGTGGCCAAGCACATCCCCGGGCACGGCCGCGGCCTCGTGGACAGTCACCACGAGCTGCCGGTGGTCGAGGCGGGGCTGACGGACCTGATGAACACCGATTTCGCGCCCTTCACCGGGCTGATCGAGACCGGGATGGCGATGACCGCGCATGTCGTCTACGACGCCTTCGACCGCGACAACTGCGCGACGATGAGCGCGGATGTCATCACCCATATCCGCGACCGGCTGGGCTTCGTCGGCCTCTTGATGACCGACGATCTGTCGATGAAGGCGCTGACGGGCTCGTTCGCCGAGCGGACCGAGCGGGCGATCGCCGCGGGCTGCGACATGATCCTGCACTGCAACGGCGACATGGCGGAGATGGAGGGCGTGGCGAGTGCCGCGCCCGCCCTGGCCGGTCCGGCGCTCAACCGCGCGCAGGGAGCGCTGGCCCAGCGGCAGGCCCCGGATGAGGTGGATATCGCGGAGCTGGGCGCGGAGCTCGACGAGCTGGAGCGGGAGGCAGGGCATGCCTGACGACTTCCTGATCCGCGATCGTGAGCAGCGGCTGGCCGCCGAGGCGCTGGTGATCGACGTAGACGGCTTCGAGGGGCCGTTGGACCTGTTGCTGACGCTCAGCCGCACCCAGAAGGTGGACCTGCGCAAGATTTCCATGGTGCAGCTTGCGGACCAGTACCTCGCCTTCGTCGAGGCGGCGAAGCGGCTGCGGATCGAGCTGGCGGCGGACTACTTGGTGATGGCCGCCTGGCTCGCCTTCCTGAAGTCGCGCCTGCTCCTGCCCCCCGATCCGGAGGAGGAGGGGCCGAGCGGGGAGGAACTGGCCGCCCACCTCGCCTTCCAGCTCGAACGGCTCGAGGCGATGCGGCGGGTGGCGGCGAAGCTAATGGGGCGCGACCAGTTGGGCCGCGACTTCCTCGCGCGCGGTCAGCCCGAGGACATCACGATGAAGCGGCGGGTGGAGTATGACGCCTCGCTCGTGGACCTCATGCGGGCCTATGCGCGGATCAAGACGCGCGACGACTTCCAGCCGTTGCATTACAACCGCGGTGCGATCTACACGATGGAGCAGGCGCTGGAGCGGATGAAGGGCCTGATCGGCGCGGTCATGGAATGGTCCGAGCTTGAGGATTACCTGCCCGAGGCCTGGCGGCTCGACCCGAAGAAGCGCCGCTCCGCCACCGCGGCGACCTTCGCCGCCTCGCTGGAGCTGGTAAAGGCGGGGCAGCTCGAATTGCGGCAGGGCGAGACCTTTGGCCGGATCGAGATCAAGAGGCGCGCATGAGCGAGGACGACCTCTCCGAACCCGGCGCGCTGGAAACGCTGTTCGAGGCGCCGCCGCTGGCCGAGCAGGAGCGGATGGTGGAGGCGGTGCTGTTCGCCTCGTCAAAGCCGCTGAGCACGCGGGCGCTCGCGGCGCGGCTGCCCCATGGCTGCGACGTCGCGCAGGCGCTGGTGAGCTTGCAGAAGCGCTATTCGGGCCGCGGCGTGCACCTGCTGCGCTCCGGCGACGAGTGGGCGTTTCGGACGGCGGCGGACCTGAGCTTCCTTATGCAGAAGGAGACGGTCGAGGTCCGCAAGCTGTCGCGTGCCGCGATCGAGACGCTGGCCATCGTCGCCTATCACCAGCCAGTGACGCGGGCGGAGATCGAGGAGATCCGGGGTGTTTCAGTTTCCAAGGGGACGATCGACCTGCTGATGGAGCTCGACTGGATCAAGCTGGGACGGCGGCGGCAGACGCCCGGTCGGCCGGTGACGTTTACCACGACTCAGGGCTTCCTGGCGCATTTCGGCCTTGAAACCGCCCGCGACCTGCCCGACCTGAAGGAGCTGAGGGCCGCGGGCCTCCTCGACAACCGACCGCTGCCGGGCGCTGAGCCCGAGGCGGAGGTGGACGAGGACGGCGCACCGGTCGAGGATCAGGACGATATGTTCGAGTGAGCGCGCTCGGGTGAGGGATTGGGAATGAACGTCAACCAGATCATGAACATGGTGATGCGCCAGCTCATGCGGCGCGGCATGAACTCCGCCTTCCGCAAGGCGGACGAAATGATGTCGAAGCGCGGGCAGGCCCCGGCGGCCCCGCATGATCCGCTGGACGACCGCGAGGCGGCGCTGCGCCAGCGCGAGGAAGCGCTGGCCCGCCGCGACCGTGAGGAAGAGCTGGCGCGTCGCGAGGAAGAGATAGCCCGGCGCGAGGCGGAACTGCGCGAGCGGGACGGCTGAGGTCTGGCTGACCGGTCCCGGCTCTGCGGCCGGGACGGTTGAACGTCTTGCCACCGCCCCGGACCCGATCCGGGGCCTTTCGCATT is a genomic window of Pontivivens ytuae containing:
- a CDS encoding SPOR domain-containing protein codes for the protein MRDQADFATESNGLWGRIGRAAGAVMSVALLVILGLWLWRMSTQDVTQVPIIMAQAGPARVQPEDPGGTVAPHQGLEVNEVIAGNVREVGPEDVTLAPDPMDPEIMTAALPQDVIEVPAPDEEEPEVAEGEEPVDPAAGRALPNAPVVSIVPRGRPSGLEPGRRPAPEPEQPVAIEADAIDDGAHMIQLGAFDSEQVALLQWAGILDAQPDLLTGKLRYIEQTTSGGRTLYRLRAVGFDSETETRAACAALVARGLQCIPVQKR
- the argS gene encoding arginine--tRNA ligase, giving the protein MNLFAEIKTLVLKSLEAMAAEGALPEGLDLRNVAVEPPRDPAHRDMATNAAMVLAKPAKMKPRDIAETLAGKLAADDRIASAEVAGPGFLNLRLAQGQWQRVIPSVLEAGADYGRSSMGAGQKVNVEYVSANPTGPLHVGHTRGAVFGDALASLLDFAGYAVTREYYINDGGAQVDVLARSAYERYREAHGLEPEIAEGLYPGDYLIPIGEALKEAHGDSLLGHNNEEWLPVVREFATAEMLKMIREDLEALGVEMDEWFSEKSLYGTGRIEGALRSLDDKGLIYQGVLEPPKGKLPEDWEPREQTLFRSTEHGDDVDRPVKKSDGAWTYFAPDIAYHYDKIERGFHQLIDVFGADHGGYVKRMKAAVSALSDGEVPLDIKLTQLVKLYKNGEPFKMSKRAGTFVTLRDVVDEVGKDVTRFIMLTRKNDAPLDFDFDKALEQSKDNPVFYVQYAHARISSVLGKAEIPADDAALAEADLSDLTHEAELALIGKIAEWPRLLETAARTHEPHRVAFYLYDLASEFHALWNRGNDEPGLRFLQDDADATRARLALIRACQLVIAAGLGILGITPMNEMR
- a CDS encoding STAS/SEC14 domain-containing protein, with the translated sequence MFEIAPVEGGVVELTVTGRIDADSMRDGLNALWGALEPVESARLLLLYNDWELPTAGALAVEFGQLGRAFSILAKVDRAALVSNQDWLRRVAEIESALIPGLEIRTYVPEDEAAARAWLAES
- a CDS encoding segregation and condensation protein A translates to MPDDFLIRDREQRLAAEALVIDVDGFEGPLDLLLTLSRTQKVDLRKISMVQLADQYLAFVEAAKRLRIELAADYLVMAAWLAFLKSRLLLPPDPEEEGPSGEELAAHLAFQLERLEAMRRVAAKLMGRDQLGRDFLARGQPEDITMKRRVEYDASLVDLMRAYARIKTRDDFQPLHYNRGAIYTMEQALERMKGLIGAVMEWSELEDYLPEAWRLDPKKRRSATAATFAASLELVKAGQLELRQGETFGRIEIKRRA
- the scpB gene encoding SMC-Scp complex subunit ScpB; translated protein: MSEDDLSEPGALETLFEAPPLAEQERMVEAVLFASSKPLSTRALAARLPHGCDVAQALVSLQKRYSGRGVHLLRSGDEWAFRTAADLSFLMQKETVEVRKLSRAAIETLAIVAYHQPVTRAEIEEIRGVSVSKGTIDLLMELDWIKLGRRRQTPGRPVTFTTTQGFLAHFGLETARDLPDLKELRAAGLLDNRPLPGAEPEAEVDEDGAPVEDQDDMFE
- a CDS encoding HesB/IscA family protein, which gives rise to MDLALPPKVSDRAFARLAEINAETGEPKALRVAVEGGGCSGFQYDIKLEDTPAADDLVLEKDGQKVLIDEVSLPFLANAVIDFTEELIGARFVIENPNATSSCGCGTSFSM
- a CDS encoding deoxyguanosinetriphosphate triphosphohydrolase — translated: MHAAYATVPEESRGRLHAEAGSAHRTCFQRDRDRIIHCSAFRRLKHKTQVFVEHEGDYFRTRLTHSLEVAQVARTMSRTLGLNEDLAEAVALAHDLGHTPFGHTGEDALAEVMAPYGGFDHNAQALKIVTDLERHYAEWDGLNLTWEALEGIAKHNGPVVGELPFALADYDARHDLELETHSGAEAQVAAISDDIAYNNHDLHDGLRAGLFTVEDICDLPIVGRCFAEVDRRWPGLDPERRRHEALRRVFGVMVEDVLSESARLLREAAPGSAAEVRALGHPVVRFSDALWADLKVIRAFLFTRMYRHWSVRRMRRKATGVVRELFEDFMDDPGMLPDDWRDAACDARSETIRARVAADYIAGMTDRFALEEHRKLRGPMGRG
- a CDS encoding glycoside hydrolase family 3 N-terminal domain-containing protein, whose product is MAAIFGLEGKMPSEQERAFFKEADPWGFIVFDRNLGEPDEIRALTSELRALMGRDVPILIDQEGGRVQRLRSPHFREWMPPLDFMQHLPEGMRVEAMRKRYRYIAHELYEVGIDVNCAPMLDLARDDTHVFLRNRCYGTDPKGVAEIGKAVSEGLLAGGVLPVAKHIPGHGRGLVDSHHELPVVEAGLTDLMNTDFAPFTGLIETGMAMTAHVVYDAFDRDNCATMSADVITHIRDRLGFVGLLMTDDLSMKALTGSFAERTERAIAAGCDMILHCNGDMAEMEGVASAAPALAGPALNRAQGALAQRQAPDEVDIAELGAELDELEREAGHA